A single Biomphalaria glabrata chromosome 2, xgBioGlab47.1, whole genome shotgun sequence DNA region contains:
- the LOC106067631 gene encoding CDGSH iron-sulfur domain-containing protein 2 homolog B-like — protein sequence MGLEIAGRDVSYIPVITTIALGIYVVWNAVCRSKDAVINLSVDKKEEKVVNSMDIEDIGDSIAFCRCWRSKKFPLCDGAHNAHNKKTGDNVGPMCLKRKSKS from the exons ATGGGTCTAGAAATTGCAG GTCGAGATGTCAGCTACATTCCAGTGATCACAACCATTGCCTTGGGCATCTATGTTGTTTGGAATGCAGTATGTCGCTCCAAAGATGCCGTCATCAATCTGTCTGTAGATAAGAAAGAGGAGAAAGTTGTCAACTCTATGGACATTGAGGATATTGGTGACAGCATTGCATTCTGTCGCTGCTGGAGATCAAAGAAG tttcCTCTTTGTGATGGTGCACACAACGCTCACAACAAGAAAACTGGTGACAACGTTGGACCAATGTGTCTGAAGAGGAAGAGCAAGTCATAA
- the LOC106067632 gene encoding CDGSH iron-sulfur domain-containing protein 2 homolog isoform X1 — protein sequence MSKPFRDDSLKQNIVYAVSAAAGVGLLAYIFYKHRGSCCKGRPINPSIRKDEKKVSDVLDLEELMKTVPPGEKVSLCRCWKSKKWPYCDGAHKEHNQSTGDNVGPVNIVRKKADTS from the exons ATGTCGAAACCATTTAGAGATG AttcactgaaacaaaacatagTTTATGCTGTGTCTGCTGCAGCAGGAGTGGGCTTGCTAGCCTACATTTTCTACAAACACAGAGGGTCATGTTGCAAAGGACGACCTATCAATCCATCCATCAGGAAAGATGAAAAGAAAGTCTCTGATGTACTTGATCTAGAAGAACTGATGAAGACTGTGCCACCAGGAGAGAAAGTCAGTCTATGTCGATGCTGGAAGTCTAAAAAG TGGCCATATTGTGATGGAGCTCACAAAGAACACAACCAAAGTACTGGAGATAATGTCGGGCCAGTTAACATTGTACGAAAGAAGGCTGACACTAGTTGA
- the LOC106067632 gene encoding CDGSH iron-sulfur domain-containing protein 1-like isoform X2, producing the protein MTVTDSLKQNIVYAVSAAAGVGLLAYIFYKHRGSCCKGRPINPSIRKDEKKVSDVLDLEELMKTVPPGEKVSLCRCWKSKKWPYCDGAHKEHNQSTGDNVGPVNIVRKKADTS; encoded by the exons ATGACTGTCACAG AttcactgaaacaaaacatagTTTATGCTGTGTCTGCTGCAGCAGGAGTGGGCTTGCTAGCCTACATTTTCTACAAACACAGAGGGTCATGTTGCAAAGGACGACCTATCAATCCATCCATCAGGAAAGATGAAAAGAAAGTCTCTGATGTACTTGATCTAGAAGAACTGATGAAGACTGTGCCACCAGGAGAGAAAGTCAGTCTATGTCGATGCTGGAAGTCTAAAAAG TGGCCATATTGTGATGGAGCTCACAAAGAACACAACCAAAGTACTGGAGATAATGTCGGGCCAGTTAACATTGTACGAAAGAAGGCTGACACTAGTTGA